A region of Patescibacteria group bacterium DNA encodes the following proteins:
- a CDS encoding rod shape-determining protein RodA, whose protein sequence is MISHFKKFDYTLVLTAVILTGIGLLSLYSSSSGTADSFLNFNKQFIFLGIGLLLMTIISFIDYRGLKDNSYFILILYALGIIALIGLLVFNNPIRGVRSWYKIGQVAIAPVEFLKIVIIALLAKYFSSRHVEMYKFRHIILSGAYIAIPIFLIFIQPDVGSVLVLIFLWIGVLAVSGIRLRHFAILSLCGIILFLFAWGFLLKDYQKERIISFAVPEYEPLQVGWNQRQTKIAIGNGGLLGRGLGKGSQTQQGFLPEPQTDFIFSAIAEEFGFLSIIGIIFLFFVFFWRITNIALCADNNFSRLFALGVGFVVMAQFFINIGSNIGYLPVIGGPLPFVSYGGSFLISMFICLGVLQNIRINSTT, encoded by the coding sequence ATTATTAGTCATTTCAAAAAATTTGATTACACCCTTGTTTTAACAGCAGTTATCCTAACAGGTATCGGGCTTTTGTCATTATATAGCTCATCATCTGGCACAGCAGATAGTTTTTTAAACTTCAATAAGCAGTTTATATTTTTAGGCATTGGGCTGTTATTGATGACAATTATTTCCTTTATTGATTATAGGGGGCTGAAAGACAATTCTTATTTCATTCTTATTCTTTACGCGCTTGGCATAATAGCCCTTATTGGTTTGTTGGTTTTCAATAATCCAATAAGAGGAGTAAGGAGTTGGTATAAAATAGGACAGGTGGCGATTGCGCCCGTAGAATTCTTGAAAATAGTTATAATAGCGCTTTTGGCAAAATATTTTTCATCTCGTCATGTGGAAATGTATAAGTTCCGTCATATTATTCTGTCTGGCGCATATATTGCAATTCCCATATTCTTGATATTCATCCAACCAGATGTTGGTTCTGTTTTGGTTTTGATTTTTTTGTGGATAGGGGTCTTGGCGGTCTCTGGTATTCGCTTGCGTCATTTCGCCATTTTATCTCTTTGTGGCATCATATTATTTCTTTTTGCATGGGGCTTTTTATTAAAAGATTACCAGAAAGAAAGGATTATTAGTTTCGCTGTTCCAGAATACGAGCCACTCCAAGTGGGTTGGAATCAAAGGCAGACCAAGATAGCTATTGGGAATGGTGGTCTTTTGGGGAGGGGGCTGGGCAAGGGTTCACAAACCCAGCAAGGGTTTTTACCAGAACCACAGACCGATTTTATATTTTCAGCAATAGCCGAAGAATTTGGGTTTTTAAGCATAATAGGCATTATCTTTTTATTTTTTGTTTTCTTTTGGCGCATAACGAATATAGCGTTATGCGCAGATAATAATTTTTCTCGTCTTTTTGCCTTAGGAGTCGGGTTTGTTGTAATGGCGCAATTTTTTATAAACATAGGCAGCAATATTGGGTATTTGCCAGTAATTGGCGGTCCTTTGCCATTTGTAAGCTATGGTGGTTCTTTTCTAATATCAATGTTTATTTGTCTTGGAGTCCTCCAAAACATAAGAATCAACTCAACGACTTAA